In Eremothecium gossypii ATCC 10895 chromosome V, complete sequence, the genomic stretch TCCGAGGAGATTCCAAACTTCAACTTGACGTCTGTGTTGATTGGGAACGGGTTCACGGATCCGCGGACGCAGTACAAGTACTACGAGCCTATGGCATGTGGCAAGGGCGGCGTCCCCGCTGTCTTGAACGAGGACCAGTGCAGTAGAATGAACGCGTCGTCTTCGAGGTGTGACCGGTTGATGAACCTATGCTACCTAACGAATCGCGCAATTCCGTGTCTTGCTGCGACGGTGTACTGCGAGCGTTATATCACCCAAGTGTACGAGGAAACTGGTCTAAACTACTACGACATGAGACGAAAATGTGAGAGCCCAGATTCTGACTTGTGCTACAGAGGTTTGGACTATGTGCAGCAGTACATGAATCAGAAAGAGGTCCAGGAAGCGCTAGGCTCGGAAGTGGAGCTTTACGAGGGCTGCAACAAGCGGGTGGGAGCGAGATTTGCACTTTCTGGAGACCACGGAAAGCCCTTCCAGCAATACGTTTCCCAGTTGTTGGACCGCGCCATTCCAGTTTTGATCTACGCAGGCGACAAGGACTACATTTGCAACTGGTTGGGTAACAAGGCGTGGTCTGACGAGGTTGGTTGGAGACACACCTACAAGTACCGGACGTTGCCGCTAAAACCTTGGGTAAACAAGAATACTGGCAAGACTGCAGGAGAAGTGAAGAGCTTTGGTGCTTTGACTTTCTTACGGGTCTATGACGCGGGCCACATGGTTCCTTACGACCAGCCTGAGAGTAGTGCCTACATGATCGAGAGTTGGCTAAATAAAAATTACAACTTGGATTACAAAGTCTAATCAGAATACCGTACTAGCTTTTCCAGGAAGTCTTAAATCCGGCTTTTATATGCTATTACGATCATAATTGTTAGATTCCAAGGATGATAATTATTTGATTTTTCGATTCATCTTATATGCCCCGGAGAGATTTTGGAGCCTTGTAACAATCTCTACACATTCTTCGGGTGATACAGCCTCAAAATAATAGCGTTTCTCATTATTTGGCTTTATAACAAATATTTTAAAGTATTCTGGTACTCTTTTAGATCTCTTTACCAAGCTGACCTGGCTGATATGGAAGGATTTGGTTTTACCCGTTTCTTGGTGCCAGTGATAGCCGTTTTCTGGGGGTATAATATAGATATAGTCGCCGTCTATAGCTAAGGTACGCTCATGTTTGTTTATAAAAGACACTTGTTGCCTTCTCCAAACCTTGTACTTGTAATAAGCCCCTGCAAACATGTCTTTGTAGCTGGAGCCTCCCGCCAGGACATTTGGAGGCTGTGTGTTAGTAGTTAGCGAGGACTTGGAAGAGTTCTTATTTCTGAAGATACCGCCACCTATGCCTGCCCCATGACCCGCGGTGAGGGAGTGCTGTCTACTAATTCCGAGCTTGTAAATGGAGTGATACTTCTTATTGGCATTATTTGTGGTCTTGGACCCGCCATTTTGTCCTGGCACCATATCCTCTCGTTTAGTATTGGCAGTATCACCTGCTCTGATGAATTGGTCGCCGAGATCCAGGGTCAGCTCATTAAACATATACGAGCCTTGGATGG encodes the following:
- the ATG42 gene encoding carboxypeptidase C (Syntenic homolog of Saccharomyces cerevisiae YBR139W); protein product: MRVSRLGFSCLALAGWASAMIMQNPFSAIMRGEGDAGSTTWLDGLESWPVLGQDGKLAKWYAQGMSEPRNMLQKIALRGSDFEVMRHKSNPDYALRVKKQDPAKLGVDTVKQWSGYLDYKDEKHFFYWFFESRNDPANDPVMLWLNGGPGCSSFTGLLFELGPASIGKDLKPVHNPHSWNNNASVIFLEQPVGVGFSYGDSVDSTAVAGADVYAFLRLFFQKFPHLAKNDFHIAGESYAGHYIPQIAHEIITSKEENSEEIPNFNLTSVLIGNGFTDPRTQYKYYEPMACGKGGVPAVLNEDQCSRMNASSSRCDRLMNLCYLTNRAIPCLAATVYCERYITQVYEETGLNYYDMRRKCESPDSDLCYRGLDYVQQYMNQKEVQEALGSEVELYEGCNKRVGARFALSGDHGKPFQQYVSQLLDRAIPVLIYAGDKDYICNWLGNKAWSDEVGWRHTYKYRTLPLKPWVNKNTGKTAGEVKSFGALTFLRVYDAGHMVPYDQPESSAYMIESWLNKNYNLDYKV